Part of the Sphingobium sp. TKS genome is shown below.
GCCTGGTATGAACGGCAGTTGATCGACACGCAGTTGGTCGGTGAGTTCAAGCTGGGCGATGCCCTGAGCCTGGACATGCGCGGCGGCTATGCCAATTCGCAGCGCGAGGCGCCCTATGAGCGCGAGTTCGAATATGTGCGGACCAACCGCCCCCTTGCCATCGATCCGGTGGGGGATCGCTTCATCAACGCGCTCAACCGCCAGCGGGGCGACGCGTCGATCACCTTCAGCGATCTGACCGAGGATCTGTGGTCGGCGGGCGCTGACCTCAGCTACAAATTCTCGCCTGCCTTGACGCTGACGGCGGGCTATGCCTTTAGCGATACGAAGCGCAGTTCGTCCCGCTATGAACTGCATTTCGATGCGACCAACCTGCCGATCGGGGCGCAGCAGATGCGGCCCGACTATCTTCTGTCGGACGCCGCGATCCAGCTTTACGATATGACGCTGCTCGATTTCTCGGGCAATTATCCGGTCTATGACGCCGCGCTGCGCGTTCATGCCGGCTATGGCCAGGTGAAGGCGGAGCTGGTGCCGGGCGTCACCGTTGATGCGGGTGTGCGCTATGAAAAGGGCAAGCAGTCGGTCACGGGCATCGACGTCTACAATACGGGCGTGACGCCGGTGAACAAGATCGACAAGAGCTACTGGCTGCCCGCCGCGACAGTGACGTTCGAAGCGGCCAAGGGTCTTCAGTTCCGCATCAGCGGGTCGAAGACCATCGCCCGCCCGCAGTTCCGCGAACTGATCGCGCAACCCTATATCGACACGGAATCCAACCGCTTCTATCGCGGCAACCCGTTCCTGCAGGACAGCATATTGTGGAATGCCGAAGCGCGGGCCGAATGGTATATGGGGCGCGACGAGCGGCTGACGCTGGCGGGTTTCTGGAAGAAGATCGACAATCCGATCGAAACCTACACCACGATCAACGACAAATATGACGTGACCACCAGCTTCGCCAATGCGCCCGAAGCGACACTGTATGGCGCGGAGATCGAGGCGCAGAAATATCTGCCGCTGGACGGCTGGTCGGATGCCGCCTTCTTCCAGAGCCGCCGGATCGTGCTGATCGGCAACTATACCTATACCCAGTCGAAGCTGAAGGTCAGCGACGGCGACACCACCATTCCCTATAGCTACACCACCGGCGCGCTACCGGCGGCATCGGACTATTTCCAGGATGGCGTGCCGCTGACCGGGCAGTCGGATCATCTGGTGAACTTCCAGATCGGTCTGGAGGATACCGACAGGCTGTCGCAGCAGACGCTGTTGCTGACCTATGCCAGCCCACGCGTGACCAGTCGTGGGCCGAACCTTCAGCCCGACATCAAGGAAAAGCCGGGCCTGACCCTTGATTTCGTGGCGCGTCAGGCGGTGAAACTGCCGGGCGGGATCAACAGCGAGTTCAAGTTCGAGGCCCGCAACATCACCGGCCGGAAATTCCAGGAGTTTCAGGAACTGGACGGCAACAAGGTGTTCTATAACCGGTATAAGATCGGCACGACCATAGCCGCCTCACTGACGGTCGCTTTCTAGGCGTAGTTCTTACTTCGCTCCCAAGGCATCGAACGGCCGATCCGCGTCTGGCGGGTCGGCCGTTCTGATTCTGGAACGATTCGCCTGCGCAACCGGTTCATGGTAAAGGCTCCGCTCCATCGGTCATGACCATGGAGTGCGCGGAGGCGGCGGCGCGTGAAACGGGAAG
Proteins encoded:
- a CDS encoding TonB-dependent receptor domain-containing protein, whose translation is MSQPLNMARLLLISTALVAPAAMAQNAAPTPPVTSGTPTQSEEEDAQAGRIDVSIPGSDIIVTGRRTSNVSQAAPQVVNVLSAADIKRTGEGDIAGSLQRVTGLSVVSGGYVYVRGLGDRYSLALLNGSPLPSPEPLKRVVPLDIFPTSVIASTLVQKSYSANFPGEFGGGVINLTTKAIPVESYLELSVGSSANTETSGQLGYTYYGAKSDWTGFDDSSRDVPPLLAEAFKSGVPFSNIPRGDLQAISMQFLNAKTSVLQRTNSLPFNFSGSLNGGTSFDVGSDGRMGLLLTASYSNKWRTRETLQQASTDLSQAPGKTGTQVNTDNEITVNALFGVGLELGEQKIRWTNVYIRDTLKRGALSLGQNNGEIEGADYMKQNTAWYERQLIDTQLVGEFKLGDALSLDMRGGYANSQREAPYEREFEYVRTNRPLAIDPVGDRFINALNRQRGDASITFSDLTEDLWSAGADLSYKFSPALTLTAGYAFSDTKRSSSRYELHFDATNLPIGAQQMRPDYLLSDAAIQLYDMTLLDFSGNYPVYDAALRVHAGYGQVKAELVPGVTVDAGVRYEKGKQSVTGIDVYNTGVTPVNKIDKSYWLPAATVTFEAAKGLQFRISGSKTIARPQFRELIAQPYIDTESNRFYRGNPFLQDSILWNAEARAEWYMGRDERLTLAGFWKKIDNPIETYTTINDKYDVTTSFANAPEATLYGAEIEAQKYLPLDGWSDAAFFQSRRIVLIGNYTYTQSKLKVSDGDTTIPYSYTTGALPAASDYFQDGVPLTGQSDHLVNFQIGLEDTDRLSQQTLLLTYASPRVTSRGPNLQPDIKEKPGLTLDFVARQAVKLPGGINSEFKFEARNITGRKFQEFQELDGNKVFYNRYKIGTTIAASLTVAF